Proteins found in one Schistocerca serialis cubense isolate TAMUIC-IGC-003099 chromosome 5, iqSchSeri2.2, whole genome shotgun sequence genomic segment:
- the LOC126482043 gene encoding trypsin-1-like, with protein MVYDTARPWLVPLQLPLMEFPSMAGLDFKPAPPGQGDSRVVNGTEAGDNEFPFMAQYVRYGVPECSATIINEYWVMTAGHCVDGKEIRVSDVRAGTNSVRNDTGVLIHVSEFVFRDNYHYDYINDVALIKLVQPLTLGPTVQPVPLPEQGQQTPGGTIATVVGWGATESESSAETLRKADIPVWSDADCQEAYAGYEYQVLEEDICAGMPEGGRGQCSGDGGGPLLVNGTQIGIVSWSRKPCVTKGSPGVYVEVSYYVDWIKEKTGRA; from the exons ATGGTGTACGACACGGCTCGGCCCTGGCTCGTTCCTCTTCAACTTCCTTTGATGGAGTTCCCCTCAATGGCGGGCCTCGACTTCAAAC CTGCACCTCCAGGGCAGGGTGACTCAAGAGTTGTGAACGGCACAGAAGCGGGAGATAACGAGTTTCCTTTCATG GCTCAATATGTCCGTTACGGTGTACCAGAATGCAGCGCTACAATCATCAACGAATACTGGGTGATGACTGCTGGTCACTGTGTGGATGG AAAGGAGATCCGCGTGTCCGATGTTCGAGCCGGTACCAACAGTGTGAGAAATGACACTGGAGTACTCATCCACGTCAGCGAATTCGTCTTCCGCGATAATTACCATTACGACTACATAAACGACGTAGCTCTGATTAAG CTGGTGCAGCCTCTCACCTTAGGACCCACAGTACAGCCCGTCCCTCTACCGGAACAGGGTCAGCAGACTCCTGGCGGGACCATAGCCACTGTGGTCGGATGGGGAGCTACAGAG TCCGAATCTTCAGCTGAAACACTGCGGAAGGCTGACATCCCGGTGTGGTCTGATGCGGACTGCCAGGAGGCGTACGCAGGCTACGAGTACCAGGTTCTAGAGGAGGACATCTGCGCCGGGATGCCTGAAGGAGGCAGGGGGCAATGTAGC GGAGATGGAGGAGGACCCTTGTTAGTGAACGGAACTCAGATCGGTATAGTCTCGTGGTCCAGGAAACCCTGTGTTACCAAAGGATCTCCTGGCGTGTACGTTGAAGTTTCGTACTACGTCGACTGGATCAAAGAGAAGACAGGGAGAGCTTAA